One Polynucleobacter sp. MG-5-Ahmo-C2 genomic window carries:
- the mutY gene encoding A/G-specific adenine glycosylase — MSKTLINTFSKKLITWHGVSGRSGLPWQGNQDPYAVWVSEIMLQQTQVATVLERYPRFMKRFPTVKKLAAADIDEVLAEWAGLGYYSRARNLHVCAKQVMQEFSGKFPSDPILLERLKGIGRSTAGAIAAFAFRERAAILDANVKRIFARLFAVEGAIQDKAVNDRLWQLATDLLPSQSENMPVYTQALMDFGATWCTARKPVCIGIEKKCPFAKDCQANLSDQVLALPQKTLKAKSPEFDCDMLLVRAGNFVLLQKRPSKAIWGGLWSLPESPWRPRTERAHKSAQGLKALLSITLLEENISGLLKSFKGLKQGNQIKHIFTHRRLWMQIWELSSSNTVEFSNSNLKWVSLSQLGRYGLPQPVKVLLLGLSPARDGDLKN; from the coding sequence ATGTCAAAAACGCTAATCAATACTTTTTCAAAAAAGCTTATTACTTGGCATGGTGTCAGCGGCCGTTCAGGATTGCCTTGGCAGGGGAATCAGGACCCTTACGCAGTTTGGGTTTCCGAAATCATGCTACAACAAACCCAAGTTGCGACAGTACTAGAGCGATATCCTCGTTTTATGAAACGCTTTCCAACGGTCAAGAAATTAGCTGCAGCTGATATTGATGAGGTGTTGGCAGAATGGGCTGGGCTGGGCTACTACTCTCGTGCTCGAAACTTGCATGTATGTGCAAAACAGGTGATGCAGGAATTTTCTGGCAAGTTTCCAAGCGACCCAATCTTGCTTGAGCGCTTAAAGGGTATTGGTCGATCAACAGCGGGCGCCATTGCTGCTTTTGCTTTCCGAGAGCGCGCAGCAATATTGGATGCCAATGTCAAAAGAATTTTTGCACGTTTGTTTGCGGTTGAAGGTGCGATACAGGATAAAGCGGTAAATGACCGTCTATGGCAATTAGCAACCGACTTATTGCCGAGTCAATCAGAAAACATGCCGGTCTATACGCAGGCCTTAATGGATTTTGGTGCTACTTGGTGCACTGCGCGTAAGCCAGTATGCATAGGTATCGAGAAAAAATGCCCATTTGCAAAAGATTGTCAGGCGAACTTGAGTGATCAGGTTCTTGCTTTGCCGCAAAAGACACTGAAGGCAAAGTCACCAGAGTTTGACTGCGACATGCTATTGGTGAGAGCGGGAAATTTTGTTCTCCTACAAAAGCGACCTAGTAAGGCGATTTGGGGCGGACTATGGTCTTTGCCTGAGTCGCCCTGGAGACCAAGGACTGAGAGGGCTCATAAGTCCGCTCAAGGGCTCAAAGCGCTGCTTTCTATCACATTACTAGAAGAAAATATTTCTGGTTTGCTTAAATCTTTCAAGGGATTGAAGCAAGGTAATCAAATTAAACATATCTTTACCCATCGTCGTTTATGGATGCAGATATGGGAATTGAGCTCTTCAAATACTGTGGAATTTTCTAACTCTAATTTGAAGTGGGTATCTCTTAGCCAATTAGGGCGATATGGCTTGCCGCAACCAGTTAAAGTTTTGCTGTTGGGATTGAGTCCAGCTCGCGATGGCGATCTAAAAAATTAA
- the mutM gene encoding bifunctional DNA-formamidopyrimidine glycosylase/DNA-(apurinic or apyrimidinic site) lyase: protein MPELPEVEVTRLGIAPHLEGRKISAVKVLDGRLRWPVPSNLPKILTGQKVQSIKRRGKYLLLEMETGHLLIHLGMTGTLRVLPSSDTLKTHDRVTFEFGDLSLRLHDPRKFGAVLWHANTKGPLEKNALLQKLGVEPFSDEFSGELGADILYRASRKRTVAVKQFLLAGQAVVGVGNIYCSESLFEAGIHPAKAAGKLSKPQCTRLANAVRLILKKAIAAGGSSLKDFVNSEGDPGHFMVQTKVYDRKGLPCKVCKTPIAQIVQGQRSTYFCPQCQKR from the coding sequence ATGCCAGAACTTCCAGAAGTAGAAGTCACCAGATTAGGAATTGCCCCCCACCTTGAGGGGCGGAAGATCAGCGCCGTCAAAGTGCTGGATGGGCGCTTACGCTGGCCTGTCCCTAGCAATTTGCCTAAGATTTTGACTGGTCAAAAGGTTCAGTCGATCAAGAGGCGTGGAAAATACCTGCTTCTCGAAATGGAGACGGGCCACTTACTCATTCATTTGGGCATGACTGGGACTTTGCGGGTCTTGCCGAGCTCCGATACCTTAAAGACGCATGATCGAGTTACCTTTGAGTTTGGTGATTTGAGTCTGCGATTGCATGACCCTCGAAAATTTGGCGCCGTGCTATGGCATGCCAACACAAAAGGCCCGCTGGAGAAAAATGCGCTTTTGCAAAAATTAGGCGTTGAGCCTTTTTCAGATGAGTTCTCGGGCGAGCTGGGGGCAGATATTCTTTATAGGGCATCGCGCAAACGTACCGTTGCTGTTAAGCAATTTCTATTGGCAGGACAAGCTGTCGTTGGTGTTGGCAATATTTACTGTTCTGAAAGTTTGTTTGAGGCGGGAATTCATCCTGCGAAGGCAGCAGGTAAGCTGAGCAAACCACAATGTACTCGTTTGGCAAATGCCGTAAGACTGATTCTTAAAAAAGCCATCGCCGCTGGCGGAAGCAGTTTGAAAGATTTTGTAAATAGCGAAGGTGATCCAGGCCACTTCATGGTGCAAACCAAAGTCTATGACCGCAAAGGCCTGCCCTGTAAGGTTTGCAAAACGCCGATCGCGCAAATTGTTCAGGGGCAACGCTCCACCTATTTCTGTCCCCAATGTCAAAAACGCTAA